One window from the genome of Pedobacter schmidteae encodes:
- a CDS encoding Rpn family recombination-promoting nuclease/putative transposase encodes MTKIKDNRYFDPLTDYGFKRLFGSEPDKDIMIDFLNALFEGEKVIVDIVYSPTEHSGEVAKEKKVLFDLTCTGLDGEKFILEMQRADQKFFSDRCVFYMSRLISGQLPRGSSDWDVPLKEVYLIGIMEFQFNNINDNYLHHIALMNKDTSKVFYKGMGYKFLELPNFDKKESELVTDLDKWFYLLKNLSRLDKIPDFMDKRVFQKVFKIAEMSKMTKEEREQYYSDVKAKSDWNAGIRYAAEKAKAEGQKEGEYKKTLEIALEMKKEELSIEQIIKITKLSAEEIEALKQDP; translated from the coding sequence GCTACTTCGACCCGCTTACAGATTACGGATTCAAACGCTTGTTTGGCAGTGAGCCCGATAAAGACATTATGATCGATTTCTTAAACGCCTTATTTGAAGGTGAAAAAGTCATTGTCGACATCGTTTATAGCCCCACAGAACACAGCGGCGAAGTCGCCAAAGAGAAAAAAGTACTCTTTGACCTGACCTGCACAGGCCTTGATGGGGAAAAATTCATCCTCGAAATGCAGCGTGCCGACCAGAAATTTTTTAGCGACAGATGCGTATTCTACATGTCCAGGCTCATTAGCGGGCAATTGCCAAGAGGCAGTTCCGATTGGGACGTTCCGCTAAAAGAAGTATACCTGATAGGTATTATGGAGTTCCAGTTCAACAACATCAATGACAACTATCTGCATCATATTGCCCTGATGAACAAAGATACAAGCAAGGTATTTTACAAAGGCATGGGCTATAAGTTTTTAGAATTACCTAACTTTGATAAGAAGGAAAGCGAATTGGTGACCGATCTGGACAAATGGTTTTATCTTTTAAAGAACCTGAGTCGTTTGGACAAGATTCCTGATTTCATGGACAAAAGGGTGTTCCAGAAAGTATTTAAAATTGCGGAAATGAGTAAAATGACCAAAGAAGAACGTGAACAATACTATTCGGATGTGAAAGCAAAATCTGACTGGAATGCCGGTATTCGTTACGCAGCGGAAAAAGCCAAGGCAGAAGGCCAGAAAGAAGGTGAATATAAAAAAACTTTAGAAATAGCCCTCGAGATGAAAAAAGAAGAACTTTCGATTGAACAAATTATCAAAATCA